A genomic segment from Desulfonatronum lacustre DSM 10312 encodes:
- a CDS encoding LptF/LptG family permease → MNLSAYLPHRWTLLQKRVFQEICFLFFLTWSGLISLLLVGRLLQLRELFLHQQVSTLDIIRLFVFLSPFFLFMLIPVACLLSIFLVFLRMSNDRELIALKSGGVSLYQILPAPVIFSLSASILALVISLGGISWGFDNFRRTALELAHSKTQMVLQPGIFHKDFPGLTIYAKNVDADQRLRQVFVEDQTRPEITAVIVAPVGYVVTEPREGRILFALEHGRIYRMQRNAITELRFDSYLVRLDLDQLLMGISQREPRPKEMSWSELRSWSAMPDLVEVRGEEFANRVAVEIQKRWVVPVACLILGLLAIPLAQAFEGLKRQYALILIMGVFFVFYGMFSTGIVIAELGIVPAYLPLWGQMLLFGTIAALGIWFAARERGLRIGEWVSHLQITFLKKAG, encoded by the coding sequence TTGAACCTTTCCGCCTATCTGCCGCATCGCTGGACCTTGCTCCAGAAACGGGTCTTCCAGGAAATCTGCTTTCTTTTCTTCCTGACTTGGTCCGGCCTGATCTCCCTGCTTCTGGTCGGGCGGCTGCTCCAGTTGCGCGAGCTGTTTTTGCACCAGCAGGTGTCCACCCTGGACATCATCCGCCTGTTCGTCTTTCTGAGCCCGTTCTTTCTATTCATGCTCATTCCGGTGGCCTGCCTGCTGAGCATCTTTCTGGTATTCCTGCGGATGAGCAACGACCGGGAACTGATCGCCCTCAAATCCGGTGGCGTCAGCCTGTATCAGATCCTTCCGGCACCGGTCATCTTCTCCCTTTCCGCCTCGATCCTGGCCCTGGTGATCAGCCTGGGCGGCATTTCCTGGGGCTTCGACAACTTCCGACGCACCGCTTTGGAACTGGCCCACTCCAAAACCCAAATGGTTCTGCAACCGGGAATTTTTCACAAGGATTTCCCCGGATTGACCATCTACGCCAAGAATGTGGACGCGGATCAGCGGCTGCGCCAAGTCTTCGTGGAGGATCAGACCCGTCCGGAGATTACGGCGGTGATCGTCGCTCCCGTGGGCTACGTGGTCACCGAGCCCAGAGAGGGCCGTATTCTGTTTGCTCTGGAACACGGCCGGATTTACCGCATGCAGCGCAATGCCATCACCGAGCTGCGTTTCGACTCGTACCTGGTGCGCCTGGATCTGGACCAGTTGCTGATGGGCATTTCCCAGCGCGAACCCCGACCCAAGGAAATGTCCTGGAGCGAGCTCCGAAGTTGGTCCGCCATGCCCGACCTGGTGGAGGTCCGCGGGGAGGAGTTCGCCAACCGGGTGGCGGTGGAAATCCAGAAACGTTGGGTCGTGCCCGTGGCTTGTCTGATTCTGGGACTGTTGGCCATTCCCCTGGCCCAGGCCTTCGAGGGTTTGAAGAGGCAGTACGCCCTGATTTTGATCATGGGCGTGTTCTTCGTGTTCTACGGCATGTTCTCCACGGGCATCGTCATCGCGGAACTCGGCATTGTCCCGGCCTACCTGCCGCTATGGGGGCAGATGCTGCTCTTTGGGACCATAGCCGCCCTGGGAATCTGGTTCGCGGCCAGGGAGCGGGGGTTGCGCATCGGCGAGTGGGTCTCGCACCTCCAAATCACGTTTCTGAAGAAAGCCGGTTAG
- a CDS encoding ABC transporter substrate-binding protein, translating into MAKGSRFGVLGGLLAALVLCLTLSGPAWAEKTLVNGIDFGFPPFGFVDTQGNPAGFDVDSVNWIAEQMGFTVRHQPMDWDGIIPALNTNRIDFIASGMSITEERMKVVNFTIPYYEVTQVLVANETEATSFEEMFTTGKKIGVQRGTNTHTLLIDKAKEPGMDFEIVAYDSTDLSIQDLPIGRIHASAMDSSIAREMKKGRAFKTVGTFDVPADGYGYAVRKADTELLNTLNEGLKKLMADPYWVELKQKWELE; encoded by the coding sequence ATGGCTAAGGGATCGCGTTTCGGCGTTTTGGGGGGACTTTTAGCGGCATTGGTGCTTTGCTTGACCCTCAGTGGACCGGCCTGGGCCGAGAAGACATTGGTCAACGGCATTGATTTCGGCTTTCCACCCTTCGGCTTCGTGGACACCCAGGGCAACCCGGCCGGTTTTGACGTGGACTCCGTCAACTGGATCGCCGAGCAGATGGGCTTCACCGTGCGGCATCAGCCCATGGACTGGGACGGAATCATCCCGGCCCTGAACACCAACCGCATCGACTTCATCGCCTCAGGCATGAGCATCACCGAGGAGCGGATGAAGGTCGTCAACTTCACCATCCCTTACTACGAAGTCACCCAGGTTCTGGTGGCCAACGAAACCGAAGCGACTTCCTTTGAAGAAATGTTCACCACCGGCAAAAAGATCGGCGTGCAACGGGGCACCAACACCCACACTCTGCTCATCGACAAGGCCAAGGAGCCGGGCATGGACTTTGAGATCGTGGCCTACGACTCCACGGACCTGTCCATCCAGGACCTGCCCATCGGGCGCATTCACGCCTCGGCCATGGACAGCTCCATTGCCCGTGAAATGAAGAAAGGCCGGGCCTTCAAGACCGTCGGCACCTTCGACGTTCCCGCGGACGGATACGGCTACGCCGTGCGCAAGGCCGACACCGAATTGCTGAACACGCTCAACGAGGGCCTGAAGAAGCTGATGGCTGATCCGTACTGGGTCGAGCTGAAGCAAAAATGGGAACTTGAGTAG
- a CDS encoding amino acid ABC transporter permease, with translation MDFAKIMPVLWESLPFILGGITWTLTLVFGAMLLGLCLGIPLAVGQVYGSKTVRRLAGIYVWLFRGVPILVQLYLFYFGILAYLSRFPLLSGLGLDSAFLAALVVLSLTSAAYQSQIFRGSIQSLPEGQLKAARALGMTDGQAIRSIVLPQALRLSIPGWSNEYSILLKDSALAFAIGVMEIMARTRTVAALTHEPLPFALVAGVLFYILTHLGVRALKTLERKVRIPGYARQGSMS, from the coding sequence ATGGACTTCGCCAAAATCATGCCCGTGCTCTGGGAATCCTTGCCCTTTATTCTGGGCGGGATCACCTGGACCTTGACTCTTGTCTTCGGGGCCATGCTCCTCGGCCTCTGCCTCGGGATACCTCTGGCCGTGGGCCAGGTCTACGGCTCGAAAACCGTCCGTCGTCTGGCGGGCATCTACGTCTGGCTGTTTCGCGGGGTGCCCATCCTGGTCCAGCTCTACCTGTTCTATTTCGGCATCCTGGCCTATCTCAGTCGATTCCCTCTGCTGTCCGGCCTGGGTCTGGACAGCGCCTTTCTGGCGGCCCTGGTGGTACTCAGCCTGACCAGCGCGGCCTACCAATCCCAGATTTTTCGCGGCTCCATTCAGTCCTTGCCCGAAGGCCAGCTCAAGGCGGCCCGGGCCCTGGGCATGACCGACGGCCAAGCCATCCGGAGCATCGTGCTGCCCCAGGCCCTGCGATTGTCCATCCCCGGCTGGTCCAACGAATACTCCATCCTGCTCAAGGACTCGGCCCTGGCCTTTGCCATCGGGGTGATGGAAATCATGGCCCGGACCCGGACCGTGGCCGCACTGACCCATGAGCCGCTGCCCTTCGCCCTGGTAGCCGGAGTGCTCTTTTATATCCTGACCCATCTGGGCGTCCGGGCGCTGAAGACGCTGGAAAGAAAGGTGCGCATCCCCGGTTACGCCCGGCAAGGAAGCATGTCATGA
- a CDS encoding amino acid ABC transporter ATP-binding protein yields MTTQQPVLRVEGIRKTLGDQLVLDDVSLTVNRGEVKILIGPSGSGKSTLLQCLNFLHTPEQGRIWLDGREFKAAGRKDLCAFRQQVGMIFQDFNLFDHLTALDNVRIALIKVKSMPKAQATHRAKEELARVGLADKMDLYPAQLSGGQKQRVSMARALAMDPKVLLLDEPTSALDPELIGEVLAVIRFLASAGMTMIMATHQIAFSATMAHEFLFMEKGRIVERGSPAHLLAPGATSRTMAFCAKINELSGDLGAAERSCTCPNTTSGGRP; encoded by the coding sequence ATGACCACGCAGCAACCCGTTTTACGCGTCGAAGGCATCCGCAAGACTCTCGGTGATCAGCTCGTCCTGGACGACGTCTCCCTGACCGTGAACCGGGGCGAGGTGAAAATCCTGATCGGCCCCTCGGGGTCCGGCAAGAGCACGCTGTTGCAGTGCCTGAACTTCCTGCACACCCCGGAGCAGGGACGGATATGGCTGGATGGTAGGGAATTCAAGGCCGCCGGCCGCAAGGATCTCTGCGCTTTTCGCCAGCAGGTGGGAATGATTTTTCAGGATTTTAACCTTTTCGACCACCTCACGGCCCTGGACAACGTGCGCATCGCCCTGATCAAGGTCAAGAGCATGCCCAAGGCCCAGGCCACGCACCGGGCCAAGGAAGAGCTGGCCCGGGTCGGTTTGGCGGACAAGATGGACCTTTATCCGGCCCAGCTTTCCGGCGGCCAAAAGCAGCGCGTCTCCATGGCCCGGGCCCTGGCCATGGACCCCAAGGTGCTGCTCCTGGACGAACCCACCAGCGCCCTGGACCCGGAACTCATCGGCGAGGTCCTGGCCGTGATCCGCTTCCTGGCTTCCGCCGGAATGACCATGATCATGGCCACTCACCAGATCGCCTTTTCCGCCACCATGGCCCACGAGTTCCTGTTCATGGAAAAGGGCCGAATCGTGGAGCGCGGCAGCCCGGCGCACCTGCTGGCCCCTGGAGCCACGTCCCGGACCATGGCCTTTTGCGCCAAGATCAACGAACTCTCCGGAGATCTGGGCGCGGCGGAGCGAAGCTGCACGTGCCCAAACACCACTTCGGGCGGCAGACCATAG
- a CDS encoding amino acid ABC transporter permease → MSDYWHFFLNDVAPALNQGLWVSIAVIVPSALLGLALGVLVGSLRVYAPVPVRWLNEAYVSIFRGTPLVVQLFFWYFALPHLQIGDARIVLSPMSAAILGFTLCSGAYHSEYIRGALLSIRHGQIKAAQALGMTKTQTVLWVVLPQALRRALPGCGNEVIYLIKYSSLASIITLNELTGVGRTIAKQTWRNIEVFVALGLYYLLLVTLATLLLQYVERKMSLPGFEHSRE, encoded by the coding sequence ATGAGTGATTACTGGCATTTTTTTCTGAACGACGTGGCTCCGGCCCTGAACCAGGGGCTCTGGGTCAGCATCGCCGTGATCGTGCCTTCGGCCCTGCTGGGCTTGGCGTTGGGCGTGTTGGTGGGGTCGTTGCGGGTCTACGCTCCCGTTCCGGTTCGCTGGCTGAACGAGGCCTACGTGTCCATTTTTCGGGGCACGCCGCTGGTGGTGCAGCTGTTCTTCTGGTACTTCGCCCTGCCCCACCTCCAGATCGGCGACGCACGGATCGTGCTTTCGCCCATGTCCGCGGCGATCCTGGGCTTCACCCTGTGCAGCGGGGCCTATCACTCCGAATACATTCGAGGCGCCTTGCTCTCCATCCGTCACGGGCAGATCAAGGCCGCTCAGGCCCTGGGCATGACCAAGACCCAAACCGTGCTCTGGGTGGTCCTGCCCCAGGCCCTGCGCCGGGCCCTGCCCGGATGCGGCAACGAGGTCATCTATCTGATCAAATACTCGTCCCTGGCCTCCATCATCACCCTCAACGAGTTGACCGGCGTGGGCCGGACTATTGCCAAGCAGACCTGGCGCAATATCGAGGTCTTCGTCGCCCTGGGCCTGTACTATCTGCTGCTGGTCACCCTGGCCACGCTGCTCTTGCAGTATGTCGAACGCAAAATGTCGCTGCCGGGATTTGAACATTCCAGGGAATGA
- a CDS encoding Trm112 family protein — protein MALNKELLDILACPKCKADVTLTPVEDGLVCASCRVVYPIKEEIPVMLIEEAIPLADWQNGVREQGKGPHTATS, from the coding sequence ATGGCCCTGAACAAAGAACTGCTGGACATCTTGGCCTGCCCCAAGTGCAAGGCCGACGTAACCCTGACCCCGGTCGAGGACGGCCTGGTCTGCGCGTCCTGCCGGGTCGTCTACCCCATCAAGGAGGAAATCCCGGTCATGCTCATTGAGGAAGCCATCCCCCTGGCGGATTGGCAAAACGGAGTCAGGGAGCAGGGCAAGGGGCCGCATACCGCGACAAGCTAA
- a CDS encoding glycosyltransferase produces the protein MPSSFTTYVFLPPMAKVSGGLAVLMQVAEHLDRGNFPVRVVRREVGRPVLPEGFRVPVVEWDHLRLDGDDVWLVPEGWANALAPGLRAGARCVVYVQNWAYLFSSLPQGVSWHDLPVSFLAVSRPVAWFIEQALGRSSLVIRPGIDRSLFRPLERKPDGPLRVAFMPRKNKALAELIRDLFIVRNPEFGTAEQMIWIDIQGRSHEEVAELLAHSHIFLATGFPEGCPLPPLEAMACGSLPVGFAGFGGWEYMTPIVEGGREDQEPWRPWFPVPENPWPGNGVWVPDADALAAVLALEQAVHFWTHQGPKLDQALRAGQLTADAFALEAQREQALDAWSKIKSWDA, from the coding sequence ATGCCCTCCAGCTTCACGACATACGTCTTCCTCCCGCCCATGGCCAAGGTAAGCGGTGGGTTGGCTGTTTTGATGCAGGTCGCCGAGCATTTGGACCGGGGAAATTTTCCGGTACGGGTGGTGCGTAGGGAGGTGGGGCGTCCGGTTTTACCGGAGGGGTTCCGGGTGCCGGTGGTGGAGTGGGACCACCTCCGACTGGATGGCGACGATGTCTGGCTGGTTCCCGAAGGCTGGGCCAACGCCCTCGCTCCGGGCCTGCGTGCCGGGGCGAGATGCGTGGTTTACGTTCAGAACTGGGCCTATCTCTTTTCCAGCCTGCCTCAAGGCGTGTCCTGGCATGACCTGCCCGTCTCCTTTCTGGCTGTTTCCCGCCCGGTGGCCTGGTTCATTGAGCAAGCCTTGGGCCGGTCAAGCTTGGTGATACGGCCGGGCATCGATCGATCCCTGTTTCGTCCTCTGGAACGGAAACCGGACGGTCCGCTGCGCGTGGCCTTCATGCCACGAAAGAACAAAGCCTTGGCTGAACTGATCCGGGACTTGTTTATCGTCAGAAATCCTGAATTCGGCACTGCGGAGCAAATGATTTGGATCGACATCCAAGGTCGATCCCACGAGGAGGTCGCCGAATTACTGGCTCACAGTCATATTTTTCTGGCCACCGGCTTTCCGGAAGGCTGTCCGTTGCCGCCTCTGGAGGCCATGGCGTGCGGCAGCCTGCCGGTGGGGTTCGCCGGGTTCGGAGGGTGGGAGTATATGACCCCCATCGTAGAAGGAGGGCGGGAAGATCAAGAACCATGGCGTCCCTGGTTTCCAGTCCCGGAGAACCCATGGCCGGGCAACGGCGTCTGGGTCCCGGACGCCGACGCCCTTGCCGCGGTCCTGGCCCTGGAACAGGCCGTCCACTTCTGGACGCACCAAGGGCCGAAGCTGGACCAAGCGCTTCGAGCAGGTCAGCTTACCGCCGATGCCTTTGCTCTGGAAGCGCAACGTGAACAAGCCCTTGACGCGTGGTCGAAAATCAAATCGTGGGATGCTTGA
- a CDS encoding DnaA ATPase domain-containing protein, whose amino-acid sequence MPQRARQHHTSVGRQHALPLPVSTPATMARTIVNSSSDCAASPAGAWRFSFRDFVVGPSNELAFSAARSICRHQLVTDQFYLCSAPGLGKTHLLQAIGQELTANGTQKQGRVRLAYLSAEDFACRMVMALKQREMESFKAGFRDGVDVLLLEDIHFLQGKEKTQEELLATVKSLRSAGKKVVFTSSFLPKELPKLDSLLASQFCDGFMAVIDKPDFETRMRILEAKARVFQVQIPHDVNELFANSIQSDIRLLENCLQNLVIKARLMNQRISHGLALEVLKNYAPNTPKPDMEKIIAFICRSFNLSHDNLRTKSRKKENVLARNTIFYLARKHTDLSLKNIGEVFNRKHSTVIKGITQVEREISRQSPVGRQMDRLVQTLEAQATGHSTIH is encoded by the coding sequence GTGCCCCAACGAGCCCGCCAACACCACACTTCTGTGGGACGCCAGCACGCCCTGCCCCTTCCCGTCTCCACGCCCGCGACCATGGCCCGGACCATCGTGAATTCGTCTTCGGACTGTGCTGCGTCTCCTGCTGGAGCATGGCGATTTTCGTTCCGGGACTTCGTGGTCGGTCCCAGCAACGAATTGGCCTTTAGCGCTGCCCGGAGCATCTGTCGCCATCAGTTGGTCACTGATCAGTTCTATCTTTGTTCCGCGCCGGGTCTGGGCAAGACCCATCTGCTCCAAGCCATTGGTCAGGAGTTGACTGCCAACGGCACACAGAAACAAGGTCGGGTTCGATTGGCCTACCTCAGTGCGGAGGATTTCGCCTGTCGAATGGTCATGGCCCTGAAACAACGCGAAATGGAGAGCTTCAAAGCCGGTTTCCGGGATGGGGTGGACGTTCTGCTCCTGGAAGACATCCACTTTCTTCAGGGCAAGGAAAAGACCCAGGAGGAGTTGCTGGCCACAGTCAAGTCCTTGCGATCCGCCGGGAAAAAGGTCGTGTTCACCAGTTCCTTCCTCCCTAAGGAGCTGCCCAAGCTCGATAGTCTCCTGGCATCGCAGTTCTGCGACGGATTCATGGCCGTGATCGACAAACCCGACTTTGAAACCCGAATGCGCATCCTGGAAGCCAAAGCCCGTGTGTTTCAGGTTCAGATCCCACATGACGTGAACGAGTTGTTCGCCAACTCCATTCAAAGCGATATCCGCCTGCTGGAAAATTGCCTCCAAAACCTGGTGATCAAGGCTCGGCTGATGAACCAGCGCATCTCCCACGGCCTGGCCCTGGAAGTGTTAAAAAACTATGCCCCCAACACCCCCAAACCGGACATGGAGAAAATCATAGCCTTCATTTGCCGGTCTTTTAATCTCTCCCATGACAACCTGCGGACCAAAAGTCGAAAAAAGGAAAACGTCCTGGCCCGGAATACGATTTTTTATCTGGCCCGGAAGCACACGGACCTATCCTTGAAAAACATTGGAGAAGTTTTTAACCGCAAGCACTCCACCGTAATCAAGGGCATCACCCAGGTGGAGCGGGAGATATCTCGCCAGAGCCCGGTGGGCCGCCAAATGGACCGTCTGGTTCAGACCTTGGAAGCCCAGGCCACCGGCCATAGCACAATCCACTGA
- a CDS encoding MFS transporter — protein MSPIDDRVPANLAPPPLGLSWLIWGLGAALYFMSFYQRVAPAVMTDLLMSDFQIGAAALGNFSAFYFYSYVAMQVPTGMLADHWGPRRLLTAGALLAALGTIFFALADTVLLANIGRLLIGGSVAVAWVTLMKLATHWFPPRMFAFVTGIGLLVGVMGAVTAGAPLRLLVDLMGWRGVMWILGLICLILGAAIWLIVRDDPTQRGYASHAPTLAAKSNSSDSMFHGLGSIFHYRNTLLLTVAQGGMVGTVLTFGGLWGVPFLEARYALSTLTAATLSSAIMISWALSGPLLGFLSDRLCARKRLYVAASLFALAGWATALFIPGLPLPLFAVAAMIGAAACGVVIVGFAFAKESVPSRLAGTVSGVCNMGTMSGPMILQPLVGWILDRQWRGELLNGVRIYDAQAYQTAFLPMLAWLCVTVFLAWFTRETHCHPPREKS, from the coding sequence ATGTCCCCCATTGACGATCGCGTCCCGGCGAACCTCGCCCCTCCTCCCCTTGGGCTTTCCTGGCTGATATGGGGGTTGGGCGCTGCGCTCTACTTTATGAGTTTCTACCAGCGGGTGGCCCCGGCGGTGATGACCGACCTGCTGATGAGCGATTTCCAGATCGGAGCCGCTGCCCTGGGCAATTTTTCAGCCTTTTATTTCTACAGCTATGTGGCCATGCAGGTCCCCACGGGCATGCTGGCGGACCACTGGGGGCCGAGGCGGCTGCTCACGGCCGGGGCCTTGCTGGCGGCCCTGGGCACCATTTTTTTCGCCTTGGCCGACACCGTGCTCCTGGCCAACATCGGTCGGCTGCTCATCGGCGGTTCCGTGGCCGTGGCCTGGGTGACCCTGATGAAACTGGCCACCCACTGGTTCCCGCCACGGATGTTTGCTTTCGTCACCGGGATCGGGCTGCTGGTGGGGGTGATGGGCGCGGTCACCGCCGGAGCGCCGCTGCGCCTGTTGGTCGATCTGATGGGCTGGCGCGGAGTGATGTGGATTCTGGGACTCATCTGTCTGATCCTAGGCGCGGCCATCTGGCTGATCGTCCGCGACGACCCGACACAGCGGGGGTATGCCTCCCATGCTCCCACGCTCGCCGCGAAGAGCAATTCTTCCGACAGCATGTTCCACGGCCTCGGCAGCATCTTTCACTACCGAAACACCTTGCTGCTGACCGTGGCCCAGGGCGGGATGGTCGGCACGGTGCTGACCTTCGGCGGACTGTGGGGGGTCCCGTTCCTGGAAGCCCGCTACGCCCTTTCCACGCTGACCGCTGCGACCTTGAGTTCGGCGATAATGATCTCCTGGGCCTTGTCCGGCCCACTGCTGGGTTTCCTCTCGGACAGGCTGTGCGCCCGCAAACGGCTCTACGTAGCGGCATCCCTGTTCGCCTTGGCGGGCTGGGCCACGGCCCTGTTCATCCCCGGACTGCCCCTGCCTCTGTTCGCCGTTGCCGCCATGATCGGGGCCGCTGCCTGCGGAGTCGTCATCGTGGGCTTCGCCTTTGCCAAGGAATCCGTGCCGTCCCGCCTGGCCGGGACGGTCTCCGGCGTTTGCAACATGGGCACCATGTCCGGCCCGATGATCCTCCAACCTCTGGTCGGGTGGATTCTGGACCGACAATGGCGGGGAGAGCTGCTCAACGGCGTACGGATCTACGACGCCCAGGCCTACCAAACGGCCTTCCTGCCCATGCTCGCCTGGCTCTGCGTCACAGTTTTCCTGGCCTGGTTCACTAGGGAAACCCATTGCCATCCGCCTCGGGAAAAGTCGTAG
- a CDS encoding DMT family transporter — MFKTYLKLLCTSMFWGGTFVAGRVVAADLPPFSAAFLRFAIASVSLVILVRVYEGGLPRLRLGQLLPVFILGMSGIFAYNVLFFTGLRTVEAGRAAVIVATNPIFVALLAAPLFKEPLGMGRLLGIGLSVCGAILAITGGRPQDIFNQALSWGDLAIFGCVASWVIYLLVGKVMMKNLSPHAAVTWSCLVGVAALLPFSLAEGLPGHVLALTWTRWAALIYLGVFGTVLGFTWFYQGVKTIGPSRAAVFINFVPVWAIASGFLILGETISLTLILGAAMVGLGVYLTNRKGAAPR, encoded by the coding sequence GTGTTCAAAACCTACCTCAAGCTGCTCTGCACCTCCATGTTCTGGGGCGGCACCTTCGTGGCCGGGCGAGTGGTGGCCGCGGACCTGCCGCCGTTCTCCGCGGCGTTTTTACGCTTCGCCATCGCCTCAGTCAGCCTGGTGATTCTGGTGCGCGTGTACGAAGGCGGCCTGCCGCGACTTCGCCTGGGTCAGTTGCTTCCGGTGTTCATCCTGGGCATGAGCGGCATCTTCGCCTACAATGTGTTGTTCTTCACCGGCCTGCGCACCGTAGAAGCCGGACGGGCGGCGGTGATCGTGGCTACCAATCCCATCTTCGTCGCCCTGCTGGCCGCTCCACTGTTTAAGGAACCGCTGGGCATGGGCAGACTGCTCGGCATCGGACTTTCGGTCTGCGGGGCGATCCTGGCCATTACCGGCGGCCGCCCCCAGGATATTTTTAACCAAGCCTTGTCTTGGGGTGATTTGGCCATTTTCGGTTGCGTGGCCAGTTGGGTGATCTATCTCCTGGTGGGCAAAGTGATGATGAAGAATCTTTCACCTCATGCGGCGGTGACTTGGTCCTGCCTGGTGGGCGTCGCGGCACTGCTGCCCTTTAGCTTGGCCGAGGGCTTGCCGGGCCACGTCTTGGCGCTGACCTGGACACGCTGGGCGGCCCTGATTTATCTTGGAGTGTTCGGCACGGTGCTGGGCTTCACCTGGTTCTATCAGGGCGTCAAAACCATCGGCCCGTCCAGAGCCGCGGTATTCATCAACTTCGTGCCCGTCTGGGCCATTGCCTCCGGATTCCTGATCCTGGGTGAAACCATCAGCCTGACCCTGATTCTGGGAGCGGCCATGGTCGGCTTGGGCGTGTACCTCACCAATCGAAAAGGGGCGGCACCCCGATGA
- the dapA gene encoding 4-hydroxy-tetrahydrodipicolinate synthase has protein sequence MSFHGAFTALVTPFNSGVIDEDAYRSLIEWQIEEGINGLVPCGTTGESATLSHAEHAQVVKICVDQVKGRVPVLAGSGSNSTKEAVELTKVAKQAKADGVLLITPYYNKPTQEGLVAHFRAVAKEVSIPMILYNVPGRTCVNMLPETLSRLFREVPEVKGVKEATGNMAQVSEVLEYCGSDFIVLSGDDFTVLPLLALGGKGVISVVSNIAPNKMSALCREYREGNTAKAQDLHYELAPLCRAMFLETNPAPAKTALSLMGKVKPEFRLPMVRMQPNNEARLKDILGQAGLITLKK, from the coding sequence ATGTCGTTTCACGGAGCGTTCACCGCGCTGGTCACACCGTTCAACAGCGGCGTGATTGATGAAGACGCCTACAGAAGTCTGATCGAGTGGCAGATCGAGGAAGGAATCAATGGGTTGGTTCCTTGCGGCACCACCGGCGAATCCGCGACCCTGTCCCACGCCGAACACGCTCAGGTTGTCAAGATCTGCGTCGATCAAGTCAAAGGCCGGGTCCCCGTGCTGGCCGGTTCGGGCTCCAACAGCACCAAGGAGGCCGTCGAACTGACCAAAGTGGCCAAACAGGCCAAGGCCGACGGCGTTCTGCTGATTACGCCCTACTACAATAAGCCGACCCAGGAAGGACTGGTGGCCCACTTCAGGGCCGTGGCCAAGGAAGTTTCCATTCCCATGATCCTGTACAACGTTCCGGGCCGGACCTGCGTGAACATGCTCCCGGAGACCCTTTCCCGGCTGTTCCGGGAAGTTCCGGAGGTCAAAGGCGTCAAGGAGGCCACCGGGAACATGGCTCAGGTTTCCGAAGTGCTCGAATACTGCGGATCGGACTTCATCGTTCTTTCCGGGGACGACTTCACGGTCCTGCCCCTCTTGGCTCTGGGCGGCAAGGGGGTCATCTCCGTGGTTTCCAACATCGCTCCAAACAAAATGAGCGCCCTCTGCCGCGAATATCGAGAAGGCAACACCGCCAAGGCCCAGGATCTGCATTACGAACTGGCCCCGCTGTGCCGGGCCATGTTCCTGGAGACCAACCCGGCACCCGCCAAGACCGCTTTGTCCCTGATGGGCAAGGTCAAGCCGGAGTTCCGTCTGCCCATGGTTCGGATGCAGCCCAACAACGAGGCCCGACTCAAGGACATTCTCGGACAAGCCGGCCTGATCACCCTGAAAAAATAA
- the dapF gene encoding diaminopimelate epimerase, with the protein MNQRISTSDAFGPWVECCKMQGSGNDFVVLDNRALQLAQDEMPDWARAVCRKAFGVGADGLILLDTTPPGVEADYIWHFYNADGSRAEMCGNGSRCAARLAHELGLAGKTHVLGTDAGPIKAEVLPDQDLVKVQLTPHHDLRLGLNLTLTLESSLPKASEQLESTPSWDAHFVNTGVPHLVVFSPDVAGLDVQDLGRRFREHPRFAPSGTNVNFVQVQDRENLLLRTYERGVEGETYACGTGAAASALITHALNRTGPEVNIRTSGGELLGITIHQDAVFLTGKAVLVFTANLNLRSLGLNRTEP; encoded by the coding sequence ATGAACCAACGGATATCAACCAGCGACGCGTTCGGTCCCTGGGTGGAATGCTGCAAGATGCAGGGCAGCGGCAACGACTTCGTCGTCCTGGACAACCGGGCCTTGCAACTTGCCCAAGATGAAATGCCCGACTGGGCCAGGGCCGTCTGCCGCAAGGCCTTCGGCGTGGGAGCCGATGGGCTGATCCTGCTGGACACGACGCCTCCGGGCGTGGAGGCGGACTATATCTGGCACTTCTACAATGCCGACGGCTCCCGGGCCGAAATGTGCGGCAACGGTTCCCGGTGCGCCGCCCGACTGGCCCATGAATTGGGGCTGGCCGGAAAGACGCATGTTCTGGGCACGGACGCCGGTCCCATCAAAGCCGAGGTCTTGCCCGACCAGGACTTGGTCAAGGTCCAGCTGACCCCGCACCACGATCTGCGCCTGGGTCTGAATCTGACTCTGACTCTGGAATCGTCTCTTCCGAAGGCTTCCGAACAACTCGAATCAACGCCCTCCTGGGATGCTCACTTCGTGAACACCGGAGTTCCGCATCTGGTCGTCTTCTCTCCGGATGTGGCCGGCCTGGACGTCCAAGACCTCGGACGCCGGTTCCGCGAGCATCCCCGGTTCGCCCCCAGCGGCACCAACGTCAATTTCGTCCAGGTCCAGGACCGGGAGAATCTGTTGTTGCGCACATACGAACGCGGCGTTGAGGGGGAAACCTACGCCTGCGGCACCGGAGCGGCGGCCTCGGCCCTGATAACCCACGCCTTGAACCGAACCGGACCGGAGGTGAACATCCGCACATCCGGAGGCGAACTGCTCGGCATCACCATTCACCAAGACGCCGTTTTTCTGACCGGAAAGGCCGTCCTGGTCTTTACGGCCAATCTCAATCTCCGATCCCTGGGTCTGAATCGGACCGAGCCATAA